From Camelina sativa cultivar DH55 chromosome 7, Cs, whole genome shotgun sequence, one genomic window encodes:
- the LOC104705211 gene encoding pentatricopeptide repeat-containing protein At1g63130, mitochondrial-like codes for MRRLFAIASTGKRFALQKGKHGTAPSSFSHCGFWVRAFSSGGSDVYREKLSRNVLQDIKLDDAIGLFGEMVKSRPLPSIVYFSKFFTTIAKMKKFDLVISFGEKMQNLGISHDLFTYSIFVNCFCHSSQLSLALAVLGKMMKLGYEPSVVTLNSLLNGFCHGNRITDVVSLVDQMVAMGFQPDTVTFTTLIHGLFLHNKASEAVALVERMFVKGCQPNLVTYGVVVNGICKRADTDLALRLLKKMDEGKIKHGVVIYNTVIDALCKYKHVNDALDLFNDMEIKGIRPDVFTYSCLISCLCNYRRWGDASRLLGDMIERDINPNAVTFSSLIDAFMKEGKLLQAEICTMR; via the coding sequence ATGAGGAGATTGTTTGCGATTGCATCGACGGGAAAGAGATTTGCTCTTCAGAAAGGTAAACATGGAACTGCTCCTTCTTCGTTTAGCCATTGCGGTTTCTGGGTACGAGCTTTTTCTAGTGGTGGCAGTGATGTTTACAGAGAAAAATTGAGTAGAAATGTGTTACAGGACATTAAGTTAGACGATGCAATTGGTTTGTTCGGTGAGATGGTCAAGTCTCGTCCTTTGCCTTCCATTGTTTatttcagtaaattttttacTACAATTGCTAAGATGAAGAAGTTTGATCTTGTCATCTCCTTTGGGGAGAAGATGCAAAATCTGGGAATTTCACATGATCTCTTTACTTACAGTATTTTCGTAAACTGTTTCTGccactcttctcaactctctcttGCTTTAGCTGTTCttgggaagatgatgaaactcggCTATGAGCCCAGCGTTGTCACACTTAACTCTCTGCTCAATGGTTTCTGTCACGGGAATAGGATTACAGATGTTGTATCTCTTGTTGATCAGATGGTGGCAATGGGATTTCAACCAGATACTGTTACATTTACAACTCTTATCCATGGTCTTTTTCTCCACAACAAAGCATCCGAGGCAGTGGCTTTAGTTGAACGTATGTTTGTGAAAGGTTGTCAACCGAACCTAGTTACATACGGTGTGGTAGTAAACGGAATATGTAAGAGAGCTGATACTGATTTGGCTTTAAGATTGCTTAAGAAGATGGATGAAGGGAAAATAAAGCATGGCGTTGTAATCTACAACACAGTCATTGATGCTCTTTGCAAATACAAGCATGTGAATGATGCACTTGACCTGTTCAATGACATGGAGATCAAAGGAATCAGACCAGATGTTTTTACCTACAGCTGCCTCATTAGTTGCCTTTGTAATTACAGAAGATGGGGTGATGCCTCTCGGTTACTTGGTGATATGATTGAAAGGGATATCAACCCAAACGCCGTTACTTTCAGCTCATTGATCGATGCGTTTATGAAGGAGGGGAAGCTTTTGCAGGCTGAAATTTGTACAATGAGATGA